From the Daphnia magna isolate NIES linkage group LG3, ASM2063170v1.1, whole genome shotgun sequence genome, one window contains:
- the LOC116918819 gene encoding MAM and LDL-receptor class A domain-containing protein 1 isoform X1: MVARRNRIYPILLLIILIVAISGAYSQQSGRNKNGREACSRVVLKNGKTKLRSGGRVVKFNCNREYVLVGESTSTCLLGEWTSEPPVCATKGCPSIPPPPSGRFIASNGGAVMRLECNPGYRPSHSPMIYCVDRFDWNGTAPICQASGVQQSATRCDFESDDLCGWVQDTRTDEFDWTWQNYGTPSLHLGTGPSFDHTLGQGKAGHYLFIESSSPRILNDTARLFSPVYGAPESSTIADEGVCFTFWFHMYGSTTGQLNVYVKPESKKMTELRPAFVRSGDQGDQWKQGYISLDRVTENFQVVIEGVRGNGYVGDSAIDDVQLAKGEECLAALKRMMADTVVPGGSTVQPSSTVSPNASCASRCSTTTTDQQPENSNTTSWICGCSDDCLLKNSCCFDYAAFCLTGRTETSTAKATTDKDGRQSTVTTTASLWQTTTTTQPAITSSTTTTAAAATTVSTSTFRPPTSAASTRTTSSVTPSTTIATSTSALTTTTVAPTTDSSTVTMSTSLEPSSTTSQRPTTTTIRSSTTLTSTIPTVTRTTVEPSTTTAIKQTTSNPTTPTTTISAATLRPTIVPTTTTASTWTVTPSSRPDDNDDIGNNDDDDESISH, translated from the exons ATGGTGGCTAGAAGAAATAGGATATATCCAATCCTCTTGCTGATCATCCTCATCGTCGCAATCAGCGGAGCCTATTCCCAACAATCCG GTCGCAACAAAAACGGTCGAGAGGCTTGCTCCAGAGTTGTGctgaaaaatggcaaaacCAAGTTGCGTTCCGGTGGCCGCGTCGTGAAATTCAACTGCAATAGGGAGTACGTGCTGGTCGGTGAAAGTACGTCGACATGTCTGCTTGGCGAGTGGACATCGGAACCTCCTGTCTGTGCTA CTAAAGGTTGCCCGAGCATTCCGCCACCTCCATCAGGTCGTTTCATCGCCAGCAACGGCGGTGCCGTTATGAGGCTGGAATGCAATCCAGGGTACAGGCCATCCCATTCGCCCATGATCTACTGCGTCGACAGATTCGATTGGAATGGAACAGCTCCCATTTGCCAAG cCAGCGGAGTGCAGCAGTCGGCGACGCGGTGCGACTTTGAGAGTGACGACCTTTGCGGATGGGTGCAGGACACGAGAACGGACGAGTTTGACTGGACGTGGCAaaactacggaacgccgtcGCTTCACCTAGGAACCGGCCCGTCTTTCGATCACACCCTAGGACAAGGAAAAGCTG GTCATTATCTATTCATCGAGTCTTCCAGTCCGCGTATATTAAATGACACGGCTCGTCTCTTCTCGCCCGTTTACGGAGCCCCTGAATCGTCAACCATCGCCGACGAAGGAGTTTGTTTCACATTCTGGTTCCACATGTACGGCAGCACAACTG GTCAGTTGAATGTGTACGTTAAACCAGAGAGCAAGAAAATGACGGAACTGAGACCAGCTTTTGTCCGGTCTGGAGATCAAGGTGATCAATGGAAACAAGGATACATTTCGCTGGACAGAGTCACGGAAAACTTCCAG GTGGTCATTGAAGGAGTTCGTGGAAATGGGTACGTCGGCGATTCGGCCATTGACGACGTCCAGTTGGCCAAAGGTGAAGAATGCTTGGCTGCCCTTAAGCGCATGATGGCCGACACTGTCGTACCAG GAGGATCGACCGTTCAACCATCCAGTACGGTATCACCCAACGCTTCGTGCGCTTCTCGATGTTCCACGACGACGACGGATCAACAGCCGGAAAATTCCAATACAACGTCGTGGATTTGCGGCTGCAGCGACGattgccttttaaaaaattcgtgCTGCTTCGACTACGCTGCCTTTTGTTTGACAG gtCGGACTGAAACGTCGACAGCAAAGGCAACGACCGATAAGGACGGACGGCAATCGACTGTCACTACAACGGCCAGTCTATGGcagacgacgacgacgacgcaACCAGCAATTACGTCATCGACCACTACGACCGCAGCGGCTGCCACTACTGTCTCTACGAGCACATTCCGTCCGCCAACTTCTGCAGCGTCGACAAGGACGACGAGCAGCGTGACTCCATCGACGACGATTGCGACCAGCACAAGCGCATTGACCACAACGACCGTTGCGCCGACGACTGATTCCTCTACGGTGACGATGAGCACGAGTTTAGAGCCGAGTTCGACCACGAGCCAAAGAcctacaacaacaacgatAAGGTCCTCTACGACATTGACGTCGACTATTCCCACGGTAACGAGGACGACAGTGGAGCCGTCCACCACGACGGCCATCAAACAGACGACTAGTAATCCCACGACGCCAACGACGACCATCTCGGCCGCTACTTTGCGGCCGACGATTGTTCCCACCACGACGACCGCGTCCACTTGGACAGTGACGCCGTCGTCTAGGCCCGACGACAACGACGACATCGgcaacaacgacgacgacgatgagTCTATTAGTCACTGA